A region from the Brassica napus cultivar Da-Ae chromosome C8, Da-Ae, whole genome shotgun sequence genome encodes:
- the LOC106398293 gene encoding uncharacterized protein At3g50808 encodes MGESMKEIFEVQSCIRRFPWLIQMVKSRLFHELCDQHIKEQRRYFCCDCMIPPFCNVCFKKNDHKDHLIIQAFRCSNQTGVRKDFISKYMDISGIHMFSVNRSWIVFINQRCESDVHCFRNNVSHRCKVCGWAFETASSAFCSVECKFRSVLGSQLDDMMESSDDVDEPVVKRKESSEDVSEPIMKRKHRRKGTPYRSPFY; translated from the exons atggGGGAAAGTATGAAAGAGATTTTTGAAGTTCAAAGCTGCATCAGAAGATTTCCATGGCTAATTCAGATGGTGAAGTCGAGACTATTCCATGAATTATGCGATCAACACATCAAAGAACAACGGCGTTACTTCTGTTGCGATTGTATGATTCCTCCTTTTTGCAATGTCTGCTTCAAGAAGAACGATCACAAAGACCATCTTATCATTCAA GCATTTAGATGTTCAAACCAGACAGGAGTAAGGAAAGACTTCATATCAAAATATATGGACATATCTGGGATACATATGTTTTCTGTGAACCGGTCTTGGATAGTTTTTATTAATCAGAGATGTGAAAGTGACGTTCATTGTTTTAGAAACAATGTTTCACATAGATGCAAAGTCTGTGGATGGGCTTTTGAAACTGCTTCTTCTGCTTTCTGTTCTGTAGAATGCAAG TTTAGGAGCGTTCTTGGATCACAACTCGATGACATGATGGAGAGTTCAGATGATGTTGATGAACCCGTTGTGAAGAGAAAGGAGAGTTCAGAAGATGTGTCTGAACCCATTATGAAGAGAAAACATAGGAGGAAAGGGACTCCATACAGATCTCCATTCTACTAG
- the LOC106398292 gene encoding putative F-box/LRR-repeat protein 23, producing the protein MTKDGRYWAGLPPELTWSILSHFGTVDILEKAQKVCKSWHSVCKEPSMWRKINMHNDLGFMDFLTRSRHVAMCRNAVDRSQGGLVEIDIWYFGTDSLLNHIADSSRNLRTLRIAMCHEVNDGLLQAAGKLPFLEELDISYCSFEEETLKAVGKSFPNLKTLKLNYPVLSYSDDEFAIAIAGSMPELRNLQLSGNPYMSNRGLRAILDGCLHLEHLDLRECWRLDLVGDLEKLCAERIRVLRRPGDPTSGPHHMFWL; encoded by the exons ATGACGAAAGACGGAAGATACTGGGCGGGGCTTCCGCCGGAACTAACATGGTCGATATTGAGCCATTTTGGCACGGTGGATATACTGGAAAAGGCTCAGAAAGTGTGCAAATCGTGGCATAGCGTCTGTAAAGAACCTTCGATGTGGCGGAAGATTAATATGCACAACGACTTGGGATTCATGGACTTTTTGACCAGGTCTCGTCACGTTGCCATGTGTCGCAACGCTGTTGATCGTAGCCAGGGCGGTTTGGTTGAGATTGACATTTGGTATTTCGGTACTGATTCTCTCCTGAATCACATCGCCGATAG CTCAAGGAACCTGAGAACCCTAAGAATCGCAATGTGTCATGAAGTAAACGATGGGCTTCTCCAAGCAGCTGGGAAACTTCCGTTTCTTGAAGAACTCGACATTTCATACTGTTCATTTGAAGAGGAGACTCTGAAAGCTGTAGGCAAGTCTTTTCCAAATCTTAAGACATTGAAGCTAAACTACCCTGTGCTTAGTTATAGTGATGATGAGTTTGCCATAGCGATTGCTGGAAGCATGCCGGAACTACGCAACCTCCAACTTTCTGGGAACCCATATATGAGCAACAGGGGTTTGCGAGCTATTCTCGACGGCTGTCTTCACCTGGAACATCTCGATTTACGCGAGTGTTGGAGACTTGACCTTGTTGGGGACCTAGAGAAGCTATGCGCGGAGAGAATCAGAGTTTTGAGACGCCCAGGTGACCCAACCTCTGGTCCTCATCATATGTTTTGGTTATAG
- the LOC106399360 gene encoding CASP-like protein ARALYDRAFT_485429, producing MEHVPGSFGTSASFALRFGQIIFSSASLIFMCLDYDFYDFTTFCYLTTVMAFVTPWSISLALADTYSVLLKQLPHEPRLLSMVLAGDTVMSFLSLGGACGVASATQLLSSLGAPICGDNLCSQYQVSATLAFLCWFLLLASALFNLWSLPSLLY from the exons ATGGAGCATGTGCCGGGATCGTTTGGCACCAGCGCCAGTTTTGCTCTCCGTTTCGGCCAAATCATCTTCTCATCCGCTTCTCTCATCTTCATGTGTTTGGATTACGACTTCTATGACTTCACTACCTTCTG CTATTTGACGACTGTGATGGCTTTCGTAACTCCATGGAGCATCTCACTTGCACTGGCCGATACATACTCTGTTTTACTCAAACAACTTCCTCATGAACCAAGACTTCTATCCATGGTTCTCGCCGGTGATACc GTAATGTCGTTTCTTTCACTGGGTGGGGCATGTGGTGTAGCCAGTGCAACCCAGCTGCTTTCGTCTTTGGGTGCACCCATCTGCGGCGATAACCTCTGTAGCCAATACCAAGTCTCGGCTACATTGGCTTTCTTGTGTTGGTTTCTGTTACTTGCTTCGGCTCTTTTCAATCTTTGGAGTTTACCTTCGTTATTATACTGA
- the LOC106402259 gene encoding cold-regulated 413 plasma membrane protein 2, translating into MGRVDYLAMKTDVDKVALVNSDVEELKIAAKKLLTDVSKLGGLAFGVSFVKWIASFSAIYLLILDRTNWRTKMLTSLLIPYIFLTLPGVIFNFLSGDVGKWIAFVAVVLRLFFPKHFPDWLEMPGSLILLLVVSPHFLVHHIRGGWIGSVISLFIGCYLLQEHIRVSGGFRNSFTQPRGVSNTLGIILLLVYPVWALIIRVS; encoded by the exons ATGGGGCGTGTGGATTATCTGGCGATGAAGACAGAcgtggataaggttgctttagtCAATTCCGACGTGGAGGAGCTCAAGATCGCTGCCAAGAAACTCCTCACCGATGTTTCGAAACTTGGTGGTTTAGCCTTTGGTGTTTCCTTCGTCAAATGGATCGCTTCTTTCTCCGCCAT TTACTTGTTGATATTGGATCGTACCAATTGGAGAACCAAGATGCTTACTTCACTCTTGATTCCATACATCTTCCTCACCCTTCCTGGTGTCATTTTTAATTTCCTCAG TGGAGACGTTGGGAAATGGATAGCTTTCGTTGCAGTTGTACTCAGACTTTTCTTCCCTAAGCATTTCCCAG ATTGGCTTGAGATGCCTGGTTCTCTGATCCTTCTGCTGGTAGTTTCTCCACACTTCCTTGTTCACCATATACGCGGAGGCTGGATTGGCTCTGTCATCAGCCTTTTCATTGGTTGTTACCTTCTTCAAGAACATATCAGAGTGTCAGGTGGATTCAGGAACTCGTTCACGCAGCCCCGTGGAGTTTCAAACACTTTGGGGATCATCCTTCTTCTTGTCTACCCTGTTTGGGCTCTAATCATCCGTGTCTCATAA
- the LOC106399974 gene encoding BTB/POZ domain-containing protein At3g50840: MGAEKQSSKGQAWFCSTGLSSDMEVEVDDMTYHLNLNKFLLMSKSRKLHQLITEQEQSDEKKKKRHDEDGDGYTPHIRLENFPGGPEIFEMVVKVCYGVKVNLSASTAVLLRCAAEELEMTEEYSPDNLILKTENFLSHSVLSNTQETIAALKACESVSSLAESIGITKQCIDSIVSVASSSADPLLFGWPMNNRDSTKKKNKGSTLEVLSEDLLELSFPIFKRVVQAMKAKGLSDNIVETSLIRYAKKHIPLITSRSSSSSTIASKNQQRELLETIISYLPIHNSSATSTTRSLFGLLRSAIILNTSEKCRTVLEKKIGSHLEKATLDDLLIPSYSYLNETLYDIDLVERLIRHFLENAAVSLSSTSLTVVGKLIDGALCEIASDANLKPERFYILAVSLPDEARLYDDGLYRAIDIYLKSHPRMLEVEREKICSVMDFQKLTIEGCTHAAQNERLPLRAVVKVLFLEQLQLRTLVTAVTEEDGGETAGEAKVYFGVWEEVLKENQVLRLDMDAMRTRLYHLESEYLNLKEVIAKIDKERLYVANASPRKWSISNKFGCKFKTQVCDSHESKMVDGRCQRR, translated from the exons ATGGGGGCAGAGAAGCAGAGCTCAAAGGGACAAGCATG GTTTTGTAGCACTGGCTTATCTAGTGACATGGAAGTAGAAGTGGATGATATGACATATCATCTCAATCTCAATAAG TTCCTTCTAATGTCTAAGAGCAGAAAACTTCACCAGCTCATTACAGAGCAAGAACAGAgtgatgagaagaagaagaaacgccATGACGAAGATGGAGACGGTTATACCCCTCACATAAGGCTTGAGAATTTTCCCGGAGGTCCAGAGATTTTCGAGATGGTTGTAAAGGTATGCTACGGCGTCAAGGTCAACCTCTCTGCTTCCACAGCCGTTCTACTCCGCTGCGCCGCCGAGGAGCTAGAAATGACGGAAGAGTACTCACCGGACAATCTAATTTTGAAGACGGAGAACTTTCTTTCACACTCTGTCTTGAGTAACACACAAGAAACCATTGCAGCCCTAAAAGCGTGCGAATCAGTCTCTTCTTTAGCCGAATCAATCGGTATAACGAAACAGTGCATAGACTCCATCGTCTCCGTAGCTTCTTCATCAGCCGATCCTTTGTTGTTCGGCTGGCCAATGAACAACAGAGACTCAACGAAGAAAAAGAACAAGGGTTCGACATTGGAGGTTTTGTCCGAAGATCTGTTGGAACTGAGCTTTCCGATCTTCAAACGTGTAGTCCAAGCAATGAAAGCCAAAGGTCTAAGTGACAACATAGTAGAGACCTCTCTGATTCGCTACGCCAAGAAACACATTCCATTAATCACGTCAaggtcatcatcttcatcaaccaTAGCTTCGAAGAACCAACAGAGAGAGTTACTGGAGACGATCATCTCTTATCTTCCGATACATAACTCCTCCGCAACCTCAACGACTAGGTCTCTCTTCGGCCTTTTACGATCAGCCATCATCCTCAACACCTCCGAGAAATGCCGCACCGTTCTTGAGAAGAAGATCGGTTCGCATTTGGAGAAAGCGACGCTTGACGATCTGCTAATCCCAAGTTACTCGTACCTCAACGAAACGTTATACGATATTGACCTTGTGGAGAGACTCATCCGCCACTTTCTAGAAAACGCCGCCGTATCATTATCATCTACGTCGTTGACTGTGGTCGGGAAACTCATCGACGGAGCTCTTTGTGAAATCGCATCGGACGCTAATCTCAAACCGGAAAGATTCTACATTTTAGCGGTTTCGCTACCAGATGAAGCAAGGCTATACGATGACGGACTCTACAGAGCCATCGATATATATCTCAAG TCACATCCAAGGATGTTGGAGGTAGAGAGGGAGAAGATATGTAGTGTGATGGACTTTCAAAAGCTGACTATAGAAGGTTGCACACACGCAGCGCAAAACGAGCGTCTGCCACTACGAGCCGTCGTAAAAGTCCTGTTCTTGGAGCAACTTCAGCTACGGACGTTAGTAACGGCAGTGACGGAAGAAGACGGTGGTGAGACGGCGGGAGAGGCAAAGGTGTACTTTGGGGTATGGGAGGAAGTGTTGAAGGAGAATCAGGTGCTTCGCTTGGATATGGATGCGATGAGGACGCGTTTGTACCATTTAGAAAGCGAATATTTGAACTTGAAGGAAGTAATCGCAAAGATTGATAAGGAACGTTTGTATGTGGCGAATGCTAGTCCGCGAAAGTGGTCCATCAGCAACAAGTTCGGATGCAAATTCAAGACACAGGTCTGTGATTCGCATGAATCAAAGATGGTCGATGGAAGATGTCAACGACGCTAA
- the LOC106399541 gene encoding protein AE7-like 1: MTLGLINANPVVQAKKERLARTQDQHRDDDGLDTLDIYEYVRDIRDPEHPYSLEQLSVLSEDSITLDDKLNRIIITFTPTIQHCSMATIIGLCLRAKLKECLPLHYKVDIRVSPGSHADEDSVNKQLNDKERVVAALENPNLRQLVDECLCSNEI, encoded by the exons atgacgcTGGGACTGATAAACGCGAATCCAGTAGTGCAAGCTAAGAAGGAACGGCTAGCTCGTACACAAGATCAACACAGAGATGATGATGGCCTTGATACTCTTGACATCTATG AGTATGTAAGAGACATAAGAGATCCGGAACACCCTTACTCCTTGGAACAACTAAGTGTTCTGTCTGAAGATTCCATCACTCTCGATGACAAGCTCAATCGCATCAT AATAACGTTTACACCGACGATCCAGCATTGTAGTATGGCAACTATAATTGGTCTGTGTTTGAGAGCTAAGCTTAAAGAATGCTTGCCACTCCATTATAAG GTTGATATCAGAGTGTCTCCCGGTTCTCACGCCGATGAAGATTCAG tgAATAAACAGCTGAATGATAAAGAAAGAGTGGTAGCTGCATTGGAGAATCCTAATCTCCGTCAGCTTGTGGATGAGTGTCTCTGCTCCAACGAGATATGA
- the LOC106399243 gene encoding protein N-lysine methyltransferase METTL21A: MASGNLRDEDEIDDENEVDNASDLQMYRIHSIESTLVIRQLPSQGISFKLWLPATALVALLDSYRRDPTNSPLTRTLSSFTCTSSDSPRLNIVELGSGTGIAGIAAAATLGANVTLTDLPNVTENLKFNADANAQVVARFGGEVHVAPLRWGEAGDVEGLCRDVDLVLASDVVYHEHLYDPLLKTLRLMLLGKEGKRVFLMAHLKRWKKESIFFKKSRKVFDVDVVHCDDPQEGSRIGVVVYHFSPVI, translated from the coding sequence ATGGCTAGTGGCAATCTCCGCGATGAAGACGAGATAGACGACGAAAATGAAGTTGACAATGCATCGGATCTTCAGATGTATCGCATTCATTCGATCGAATCAACGCTTGTGATTCGTCAGTTACCTTCTCAAGGCATCTCCTTCAAGCTCTGGCTTCCTGCCACGGCTCTCGTCGCGCTTCTCGATAGCTACCGTCGTGATCCAACCAACAGCCCCCTCACTCGCACACTCTCGAGTTTCACGTGCACCAGCTCAGATTCTCCACGGCTCAACATCGTCGAGCTCGGATCGGGAACAGGGATCGCCGGAATCGCGGCGGCTGCGACGCTAGGTGCTAACGTTACGTTGACGGATCTCCCAAACGTTACCGAGAATCTCAAATTCAACGCCGACGCGAACGCTCAAGTCGTGGCTAGATTCGGTGGGGAAGTCCACGTGGCGCCTCTCAGGTGGGGAGAAGCTGGTGACGTGGAGGGCTTGTGTCGAGACGTTGACTTAGTTCTCGCGTCCGACGTGGTGTACCACGAGCATCTTTATGATCCTCTACTCAAAACGCTGCGTTTGATGCTTTTAGGTAAAGAAGGAAAGAGAGTGTTTCTTATGGCTCATCTCAAGAGATGGAAGAAAGAATCGATTTTCTTCAAGAAATCTAGGAAGGTTTTTGATGTTGATGTAGTACACTGTGATGATCCTCAGGAAGGTTCTAGAATCGGAGTTGTAGTTTATCATTTTTCCCCGGTCATCTAG